Part of the Helicobacter bilis genome is shown below.
ATTCTTTTTGTTTCGAGGGGATGCTTTTCCCCTAATCCTTCTAAAGATTTTTCTACTAAACCCATCAATATATCATCTAAAAAGATTTCAATATTTTCTGTTGCTAGATTTATAATCATTTTTTGATTGTTTTTATTTTGTATAGACGCACTTAATCGCGGCTTGTTATCATTGTTTAGCTTGTAGAGATTTTCAAAATGAAATGCCCTATTGCGTAAATTTTTAAAAAGTAGCAACAACAAACTTACTTTTTGATAGTCTTGCAACTCTATTTTATTGCTAAACCTATTCTTATTCCCCATAAAATACCGCTTAAAATCTAAGCTTTTTAAAAACTTATTTGTAAAAAGCTGATTGTGAATCTTGTAAAAATCCACCACTCTTAGCCAAAAGCCCAAACTCTGTTGCGATAATGCTTGATGATGGGCTAACTTGGTATTTAAAAGAGATTTTAAAATCCACTCATTATCATTTATGCTTACCATATAATCAATGCTATTTCTTAGCACAATTTCTATAAGCCCCATTTTTGCTGCGATAGAGTTTATTAACTTAAAATTATCTAAATGTTCTTTCAAATCCGCATAGCTATCTAGTCTTTTTTGTGAAAAAAGTCGTTGATATATTTCTTTATCTATCATCATCTCCCTCTAAACCAAATAAATATCCCCGTCCGTGCGTTATCATATTAAATTCAAATGTGAGATAATCCGCCATTGTTTTATCAAAATCTTCGTATTTTGGAATCTCATCATTAAAATAATAAAAGCTGTGTAGCCATTCATCTTGGGCTTCTATGGTAGTTTTCACGCAAAATTTAGATTCTGCTTCCATTTCATCACGCCAGACTTTTAGCAAATGTGCCTTTTTATCTTTAGCGTGTATGGTTTCTACTAAACCTTTATGCTTTTGTACTTCAAAGCCATCATCTTCGTAATTTATAAATTTACAAATCTTGTCTTTATGGTGTGGAATCCACGCGGTAAATATGGCTATACAAGGGTTTGTGCCTACACCATAGAAGGTATTTTTATTACAAGTGATGACACCTTCTAGGGTATGCTTTTTTAAAATATTTGCTTTAATCGCCTTTTCTTCTTTGCTTTTTCCTGTAACGGCACTTTGCGGGATTATCACAATCGCTTTTGCACCTTTAGTGAGAGAATCTAAAAGCTGTTCGCTAAAGGCGATTTCATAAAGATTTGGATTTGCTTTGCTGCCTTGAGAATAGGGCGGATTCATCATACCAATGCTTGCGGCTATGTCTTTTTGAAGCTCAAAGGGATTTTGCTTTAAAAAGTCTTTATTTTCTAAATTACTTTTACCATCACCACGCACAATCATATTAGTCGTGGCAATGCAAAACATATCAGGCTTTTCTTCTATGCCAAAAAGTTGATTTTCTTTGATATGTTGCCTTTGTGTCTCATCTGTAACTTGTGAAAGCATATTATGCATAGCAGCGATCAAAAATCCAGCCGTTCCACAACAAGGATCAAATACAACATCATTAGGTTTTAACTCCACTAAATCACAAAAAAGCTCACAAATATGCTTAGGGGTTAGTATAATGCCTAAAGTCTGTCCATCGCCACCGCCATATTTCATAAATTCGCTATAAAATAATCCTAAAATATCCTCACTTGTTTGCGTGTATTTAATATTTTGATAAATGCGTTTGTAGAGAAATTCTGTGTAATGTTTTAGCGGTGTTTTGCCTAAGGTGCTGTTAGTTTCATTGATTTTTGGTGTATCTTTTATGATAGAGAATTGACTTAATAATTTATCTTTTTTCACTTCAGGGCGGACATTTGCGCGTTTTAAATTATCTGCTATGGCTTCATAGATTTTTATCCCATCGCTTTTTTGCTTATCTGTATTTAGTCGCTCTAAATCAAAGTTTTTATACTTTATCTCTTCTAGGGCAAGTAAAATACCAGAAACTACGATAGGCTTTTCAGTATCGCGTAAATTGCCATAGTTGCGTAAATCTTCGTGTAATTCTTTCGCATCTTTTAGAAGTTGCTCTGTTGTTTTCTCTTGGCTAGTTTGTTCTTTTAGAATCTCTTTAGTATAGTATTCTTCAATATTATATTCATTAAAGACAATAAAGTCTTCTAAATCTTTTAAATCCTTAGTTACAAAGCCATTTTCATTGATGAAATAAGGCGTGATTTTATGGCGTTTTTCATTGCCACTTACAGCTATGGCAATAATCTTTTTATAATTTGTGTGTTTGGCTAAGTGTTTGCCATAATGAATCGCACCATTAACGGCATAATTTTTCACAGAATCTGCATTTTCTAAATCAATGCAATTTTTTGAATCTAGTTTGCAATGCTTATCTATATCCGCTTTGTTTTCAAACACAAATACAAAGTCTTTTACCACCGCACAAAAGTCTGGATAGCCTGCTTTACCGCTAAGGGCTTTGGAAGCAGTTTTAAACGCTTCATCTAGCTCTTTAGTTCCTCCTCCCTGCTCTGCAAAAGGTATGTTTGCAACCTTTAATAAATCCCTCACCCAAGAATCTGTTTTTACCTCATTTCTTGCCATTGTATTCCTTTGTGATTACAAAAAGCAGAAGTATAACAAATTTTTCAGCTACTTATCATATCTAGTTGGTAATAAGAATCTCACATTTCCCCTTGAGCTACATTAGGTGTTAGGCTATGTGGTGAAAAATCCGCAAATAGAGCGATACATAAACGAATACAAAGCGCATTTGCAAAAGTATGTGAAAGGCTAGAATCTTGTTAGCATTTAACGCAAGAAGTTTAGCAAAAAAATGTAGTGAAAATGCGGTGGAAAATTGGCGGAAATTTTACAGAAATTTTTTACTTGACAAACAAAAAAAATATAAGATTCCCTTCTCATTTTAACACAAGGAATTTACAATGACAAATCAAACAGAATCTAACGATAAATCCAACAACAATGGGCGAATTTTCTTAAAAATTCACGGCATTTAGCAGGTAGATTAGCATTTTTTTGATATAGGAGCAAACACGCTTTTAGCACAAGATTCTAAAATTTCTAAAATCTTGTAAATGCACCCCAAACACTGCAGCCACCCTAAGTGGTATAGAATCTGCATTTCATTTATTTTTCACATATCATACCAATAAGCACCGCCTCTTTGACTCTGATTTATTTCATTACTTAATCTTGTGAGATGTACATTTGTTAGGGCTTTACCACTAGAGTATTTCCCACGAGTAAGTTTTCCATTTTGTGCGGTTGCTTGCCAGATAATCTTTTTTCCTTCATTAATAGAATCTTACAATACCATTGATTTTATCATTTGTATATTGTATTTCTCTTGTTATATCTCCGCTTTTATAATAATGTTTTCCTATGCCATGTAATACCCCATTTTTAATTGGAAGTTCAGTTCCTAAGATTCTATTGTCATCATACACTTTCTCAACACACTCAGATTTTTTATCCTCTTTGCTTTGACATTCCTTTAAATTATCCGCATATAAGAGTGAAAAAGAAGTAACACTACACAAAATCATTGATAAAAACACATTTTTGCTTTTAAGCTTTTTAAATCCCATAACTATCCTTTAAGCTAAAATAAAACTAGATTCTACAAAAAACAAATATCAAGCAATATGTGGAAACTAAAAGCTTAGAGTCTAAATTTTATTAGATTTTTAGATTTTACACAACTTAGATTCCAAGTCGCTTAAATTTAGATTCTCTAGTGTTAGATGTTTCGCTACGCTCAACATGACAAGCATTAGCATATGATAATCACTTAGAATACAACAAACTTAGAATCTGGAATCAAAAATAAACGGCTTACTATCAACATGATAAAGCATCACATTAGATCTAATCCTTGTCATATTGAGTGCGTAAGCACGAAATATCTTTAGATTCTATATTAGAAATTCGCCCAAAGGTTTAGTTAGAGCACATTATGAAAATCTAAACCCTTTCATCAAAGATATTGCCGACCATATCACGCATTTTCATCATAAGCTCAATGGCTTCTGGCGATGGAATCTCTCGTATAACTCTCCGTCCTGTCGCTTCACGCACGGTTACTACAAGTGCTTTAATCTCATCGTTGTAAGAAAAGTCAATATTTGTATTTGCTTTACGCATTTCTTCTTGCAATTTACGCGATAACTCCGTCATTTGCTCTCGCAATTGGGAATCATCATAAGTGTTAGCCGCCTGCTTTTCTTCATGTGCTTTTGCTGGAGTATTTGATCTTCCTTGCTCAAATCCTCCACTGCTTATAAAAGCCATAATTTGGTGTTGCAATGATGATAATGAACTTCCTTGTGTCTCCATCATAGCCTCCTTGAAACAAAATACTTACCTCTATTTCTATAGAAAATTAGCGGTAATTATAGCAAACTATCGACAAACTACAACATTTTCTAAACAAAGATTCTAAAGATTTTCTACTGATTTTATAACATTATTCTCACAAAAACATTATTTTTGCATCGCATTATCGCATATTGCCATAACTTTGCTATAATCTATGATTTGTTAAAAACACAAAGACACTAGACTTGTAAGATTCTATAAAGGTTCAAGATGACAAACTTTTCTAAAATTGGCTTTATCATGGCGACACTTGGAAGCTCCATAGGCTTGGGGCATATTTGGCGTTTTCCTACTATGGCTGGGCAAAATGGCGGTGCTGCTTTTATCCTCTTATTTCTCATTATCTCTGTGGCGGTTGGTGTGTCTATGCTTATTGCTGAAATGCTTGTTGGGAATCGCACACAGAAAAACGCACAAGATGCCTTTTATGAGCTTGATGAAAGCGATCATAAAAAGTGGCATTGGGTTGGATTTACTATTATCGGTGGTCCCGTTATTCTTACCTTTTATTGTATTGTGCTTGGCTGGGTGGTGTATTATTTTGGTGTGGTAAGCTTTCATTTGCCTACAAATATAGATGATTCTAAAACATTATTTGGGGATCTCACTCAAAACTTTGAAGCACAAATTATGAGTTTTGCAAACGTTATGATTCTTACCGCATATTTTGTCGCAAAGGGTGTAAAAAGCGGGATTGAAAAGCTGAATTTCACGCTTATGCCTTTATTGTTCGTGATTTTCTTTGGTTTGCTTATCTATGCTATGACACTAGATTCATTTGGTAAGAGTGTAGCTTTTATGTTTGACCCTGATTTTAGCAAAATCACACCAAAAGTATTAATAGAAGCTATGGGGCAAGTCTTTTTCTCACTCTCTCTAGGTATTGGTATCATCGTTACTTACGCGGCTTTCACAGAGAAAAAGCAGAATCTTTTCAGTGCGGCTATGTGGGTGCTTATCCCCGGGATTATTATCTCTATTGTTGCAGGGCTTATGATATTTACTTTTGTGTTTGAGTATGGGACCAAAGATGATGTTGGTGCGGGGGCTGGACTCGTGTTTATCACACTGCCTGTTTTATTTGGAAAGATGGGATCAGTAGGTAGCGTGATTTGTGTGTTATTTATGATTGGATTAGGCTTTGCAGGGCTTTCAAGCACGATTTCATTGCTTGAACCAGCAGTAAAATGGCTTGAGGATAAAACGGGGAAAAATAGAGTTATGCTATCGTGGGTTGTTAGCCTTGTAGTGTTTTTAATCGGCTCTGTGCTTATTCTCTCGCTTAATGAAGGGCATAAGGAATTGACTATTGCTGGAAAAAGCTTATTTGACTGGATGGATTGGCTTAGTGCTAATATTATCATGACGCTTGGCGGACTTTTGGCGACAATCTTTGTGGGCTATGCGATTAAAACAGAGCATTTAAGAGAATGGACTAGCCATTACTTTACACCTGTTATGTTTTACTTTTGGCTTTTTGCGATTAGAATCTTAGCCCCACTCATGGTAAGTGCTATTTTTATTTATAATATTTATCATTTACTGAATCCAAAATCAGCTGAACCTGTGCCAGAACAACAGCAAATAGAGCAAAGCATAGATTCTGAAGCTAAAGAGTAGCTAGATTCTATAATTTAGAATCTTTAATGCTTTAGATTTAGCTACTTGGTTTTTAAGGTGCAATTTTAGAATCTATACTTTTAATAGGTGGTGCAGGGTTTAGGGTGCAAGTGAATGAAAGCTAGATTCTTTTTAGATTCTTATATTGTCATGTTGTGCGGAGCGAAACATCTAGTATGGAAAATGCAAAGAAGTTTCAAGCAAAGATATTTCGCCTTTTTCGTCATGTTCGCACGAGCGAAACTCTTGCCTACACTTGCAAATATGACAAGAATCTAGATTCGTAAGGAAAATACAATTTATACGACACACTATATCATGGGGATAAAATGGCGTGGTTAAAAGAATGGCTTTTTACAATTATTTTGTGTATCTGGGCGTTATGCGTTAGTATCACTAGCTATATTCTTATAAAAGAGAATACAACTACAATTGATTTTAACACACTAGTTAAGACATTACAACAAGAAGAAGTCGAGCAAATACTAGTCAGTGATAAACACACATATTTCTATATGGCAGATGAAAAGATTTATAAGATTCTAACGACAAAGCTATATGGCTGCTTAAATGCAAGAATTGTTTCTAAAACAGATAAAGACAAGATGACAAATATTAAAAAAACTTGCGGTCTTTATCTCTCTTTTATCGATAATGGACTACCTGTGATTGCCCCCAAAACTTCGCTTATAATGAAGATATGTTATGCAATAGTTGTATTTTTAATAGGCTGGGTTATACTCTACATACTTTATGAAGAGATTGAGCCAAAAATATGGCATAAAGATTCTACAAATACAGATACAAACTCATATAGCAATGATGATACAACTGAAATGTCGCTAACACTAGAGCCCATGAAAAGCTCGGTGAGATTCCGTGATGTCGCTGGGATTAAAGAAGCAAAAGATGATTTATTAGAAATCATTGATTATTTAAAGAATCCAAAAAAATATCAAGATTTAGGGATATATTTGCCAAAAGGGGTATTGCTTGTAGGACCGCCCGGTGTGGGTAAAACTATGATCGCAAAGGCTATTGCAGGGGAGAGTGGTGTGCCTTTTTTCTATCATAGCGGCTCATCTTTTGTGCAAGTGTATGTAGGAGTTGGCGCACAGAGAGTAAGAGAGCTATTTGCTAGGGCTAGGGCTTGTGCGCCCTCAATCATTTTCATCGATGAGATAGATGCTATCGGTAAAGCAAGGGGTGCGGATAATCATCAAGAATGGGAAAGCACTCTAAATGAGCTATTGACTGAACTTGATGGCTTTAGCGATCAAAGTGGCGTTATTGTCATCGGTGCGACCAATCAAGTTGATGTTATGGATCACGCGCTTTTGCGTAGTGGGCGATTTGATAGACGCATTTATGTTGATTTGCCCGATTTAAATGAACGCACGGAGATTCTAAAAGTGCATTTACGCAATCGTGCTTATACGCTTGATTTGCATGAAGTAGCAAAGCTTTGCGTGGGCTTTAGCGGGGCAAATATTGCATCGCTTGTAAATGAAGCCGCTATTAATGCCCTGCGTCATAATCGCAATGCAATCACCATGCAAGACATAACAGACACAAGCCATAAAGTCCTATTTGGGAAAAGGCGGCAAAATGCCCTAAGCAAACAAGAAAAGCAAATGCTTGCTATCTATAATGCCGCAAAAGGTTTATCGCAATATTGGCTTTTACCAGATTTTCAAAAAATCATGCTAATTGACACCGCAATAGAATCTCAACCGCAAAACAATAACTACGACTACTATACAAGGGATAATCTCATCGCAGAAATAAAAATCGCCCTAAGTGGTAATCTAGCCCTTGAAGTCCATAATATAGGCATTGCTACAATCGCACAACATGATATTGAGAGGGCAAAACTCATTGCAAAAAAAATGTGTGAAGATTATGGCATGGGTGAAAGATTGCTTACTGACTATGAAGATATTTTAGAGATTCTAGAATCTACAAAGCAAGAGCATAAAGAATTTATCATTGCAAACAAACATTATATCGAACGCATTGCCACTACACTCATAGAACACGAAAAAATCACAAAAGAAGATATACAGAAGATTCTAAATTCTTAGATATTGTATTTAGCATAACAAGTATGGCATTTATCATAAAATTGTGCTGTAGTCTAAAATCTGAATTCAATCCAACTACAATGATGTGGGTTTGCAAAAGCAATACATTAAAGACTATTTTAAGAATAATGGTAAGCGGTATTTCATTGTAGAGGACAAACAAGGTAAAGTTTGGTTGGGACGATTGGGATTATAATGTTTGTGGCATTAGGTTTCAAAGTGATAACTGGATTATGTCTAATGATGCAAGTATGTCCAGGCACTTGAGGGCACTATTTAATGAAACATTATGTGTATCATTTGCTAAATTTTCATCAGGTTATTGCAAAGTAAATAAGAAAAATAAAATTAACACCTCATCAATTTTATGGAGTAAAAAATTGTCAGAGAAAACAAAATAGATTGTTTTTCTAATCTTACAAAAGATGATAATCACATAAAAAAAATCAAAATATTTGCAAATCGTTTTTTTTTTTTTGTAAATTGCGGCATGAGTTTATAAAGAGAGAATAGAGGCGATGATTATCTTAGCACATAGGGGTTTGAACCATTATATAAAGGCAAATGCAGTTATAGAATCTAATGTGAAATCTAACATAAAAACAGACATAGAAAGAAAAAACGCATTTTCTCATAATGAAAATAACGCAATAAAAAGAAACATAGAATCTAACATAAAGGCACATAAATCTGGTAATAGTTTGCAAAATTTTCATGAAAGTTTTAGTTTGGGTTATGGTGTTGAGACAGATATTAGAGATTATTGTTTGGATTTAGTGATTTCGCATGATATGGCAGATTCTAATGCAGAATCTTTTGAGACTTTTTTGCAAACATATCAAAAACATGGTAATAATCTCACACTTGCCCTAAACATTAAAGCAGATGGACTTTGTGTGCCACTAAAAAAAGCGTTGCAACAATATTGCATTGATAATTATTTTGTCTTTGATATGTCTTTGCCAGATACGCTTCACTATATAAAACATGATATGAATGTCTTTACAAGGCAGAGTGAATATGAAAAAATACCTGCATTGTATGATAAAGCAAAAGGTGTATGGCTTGATGAGTTTTGTAATCATTGGATTAG
Proteins encoded:
- a CDS encoding HsdM family class I SAM-dependent methyltransferase; its protein translation is MARNEVKTDSWVRDLLKVANIPFAEQGGGTKELDEAFKTASKALSGKAGYPDFCAVVKDFVFVFENKADIDKHCKLDSKNCIDLENADSVKNYAVNGAIHYGKHLAKHTNYKKIIAIAVSGNEKRHKITPYFINENGFVTKDLKDLEDFIVFNEYNIEEYYTKEILKEQTSQEKTTEQLLKDAKELHEDLRNYGNLRDTEKPIVVSGILLALEEIKYKNFDLERLNTDKQKSDGIKIYEAIADNLKRANVRPEVKKDKLLSQFSIIKDTPKINETNSTLGKTPLKHYTEFLYKRIYQNIKYTQTSEDILGLFYSEFMKYGGGDGQTLGIILTPKHICELFCDLVELKPNDVVFDPCCGTAGFLIAAMHNMLSQVTDETQRQHIKENQLFGIEEKPDMFCIATTNMIVRGDGKSNLENKDFLKQNPFELQKDIAASIGMMNPPYSQGSKANPNLYEIAFSEQLLDSLTKGAKAIVIIPQSAVTGKSKEEKAIKANILKKHTLEGVITCNKNTFYGVGTNPCIAIFTAWIPHHKDKICKFINYEDDGFEVQKHKGLVETIHAKDKKAHLLKVWRDEMEAESKFCVKTTIEAQDEWLHSFYYFNDEIPKYEDFDKTMADYLTFEFNMITHGRGYLFGLEGDDDR
- a CDS encoding flagellar protein FlaG, translated to MMETQGSSLSSLQHQIMAFISSGGFEQGRSNTPAKAHEEKQAANTYDDSQLREQMTELSRKLQEEMRKANTNIDFSYNDEIKALVVTVREATGRRVIREIPSPEAIELMMKMRDMVGNIFDERV
- a CDS encoding sodium-dependent transporter — protein: MTNFSKIGFIMATLGSSIGLGHIWRFPTMAGQNGGAAFILLFLIISVAVGVSMLIAEMLVGNRTQKNAQDAFYELDESDHKKWHWVGFTIIGGPVILTFYCIVLGWVVYYFGVVSFHLPTNIDDSKTLFGDLTQNFEAQIMSFANVMILTAYFVAKGVKSGIEKLNFTLMPLLFVIFFGLLIYAMTLDSFGKSVAFMFDPDFSKITPKVLIEAMGQVFFSLSLGIGIIVTYAAFTEKKQNLFSAAMWVLIPGIIISIVAGLMIFTFVFEYGTKDDVGAGAGLVFITLPVLFGKMGSVGSVICVLFMIGLGFAGLSSTISLLEPAVKWLEDKTGKNRVMLSWVVSLVVFLIGSVLILSLNEGHKELTIAGKSLFDWMDWLSANIIMTLGGLLATIFVGYAIKTEHLREWTSHYFTPVMFYFWLFAIRILAPLMVSAIFIYNIYHLLNPKSAEPVPEQQQIEQSIDSEAKE
- a CDS encoding AAA family ATPase: MAWLKEWLFTIILCIWALCVSITSYILIKENTTTIDFNTLVKTLQQEEVEQILVSDKHTYFYMADEKIYKILTTKLYGCLNARIVSKTDKDKMTNIKKTCGLYLSFIDNGLPVIAPKTSLIMKICYAIVVFLIGWVILYILYEEIEPKIWHKDSTNTDTNSYSNDDTTEMSLTLEPMKSSVRFRDVAGIKEAKDDLLEIIDYLKNPKKYQDLGIYLPKGVLLVGPPGVGKTMIAKAIAGESGVPFFYHSGSSFVQVYVGVGAQRVRELFARARACAPSIIFIDEIDAIGKARGADNHQEWESTLNELLTELDGFSDQSGVIVIGATNQVDVMDHALLRSGRFDRRIYVDLPDLNERTEILKVHLRNRAYTLDLHEVAKLCVGFSGANIASLVNEAAINALRHNRNAITMQDITDTSHKVLFGKRRQNALSKQEKQMLAIYNAAKGLSQYWLLPDFQKIMLIDTAIESQPQNNNYDYYTRDNLIAEIKIALSGNLALEVHNIGIATIAQHDIERAKLIAKKMCEDYGMGERLLTDYEDILEILESTKQEHKEFIIANKHYIERIATTLIEHEKITKEDIQKILNS